In Bacteroidota bacterium, a single window of DNA contains:
- a CDS encoding DoxX family protein: MDQVQKNRPALNVVLWIFQILLALVYVNAGFLKTFKPISEIGAQIFWAPRMPEALVRFIGISELLGAIGLILPAALKIRPQLTALAAAGLCLIMVMANIYHIAEGEFFVLPMTGALFLFALFVAYGRWKLSPLS, translated from the coding sequence ATGGACCAGGTTCAAAAAAATCGTCCAGCGCTGAATGTCGTTCTTTGGATATTCCAAATTTTGCTGGCTCTGGTTTATGTAAACGCAGGTTTCTTAAAAACCTTCAAGCCGATTTCCGAAATAGGGGCGCAGATCTTTTGGGCCCCCCGGATGCCGGAGGCGCTGGTCCGGTTCATCGGCATATCCGAGCTCCTCGGCGCGATCGGCTTGATTCTCCCCGCGGCCCTCAAGATACGGCCGCAGCTGACGGCCCTTGCCGCTGCCGGACTCTGCTTGATCATGGTAATGGCAAATATTTATCATATTGCGGAAGGGGAATTCTTCGTTCTTCCGATGACGGGAGCCTTGTTCTTATTCGCTCTCTTTGTCGCATACGGGCGGTGGAAATTGTCCCCTCTCTCTTAG
- a CDS encoding RNA polymerase sigma factor: MAPDDIELIQKAQRGDFSSFEQLVFRYDKEVLTIAARFVRNSDDAKDIYQEVFLRVYQGLRRFKMQSEFATWLYRITTNVCLTHRSRRKKQAHVSLDDDREENEGEPHPANIAVSGDPLPDQRVIDGEISGHVQDAMDALSPQQKMVFTLKHYQGLKLREIAVVMQCTEGTVKKHLFTATQRMRERLKDVFE; this comes from the coding sequence ATGGCGCCAGACGATATCGAACTTATTCAAAAAGCACAGCGCGGCGATTTTTCCTCCTTCGAGCAGCTCGTGTTCCGGTACGACAAAGAGGTGCTGACCATTGCCGCCCGCTTTGTCCGGAACTCCGACGACGCGAAGGACATCTACCAGGAGGTCTTCCTTCGCGTCTACCAGGGGCTGCGCCGGTTCAAAATGCAGAGCGAGTTCGCGACGTGGCTCTACCGGATCACGACGAACGTCTGCCTGACGCACCGGTCGAGAAGGAAAAAGCAGGCGCATGTGTCCCTGGACGACGACCGCGAGGAGAATGAAGGAGAGCCGCACCCGGCGAATATAGCAGTGTCCGGCGATCCGCTCCCGGACCAGCGCGTCATAGACGGTGAAATATCCGGGCACGTGCAGGATGCGATGGATGCTCTTTCGCCGCAGCAAAAAATGGTCTTTACGCTGAAGCATTATCAGGGGTTGAAGTTGAGGGAGATTGCCGTGGTGATGCAGTGCACTGAAGGGACGGTGAAAAAACATCTCTTCACGGCAACCCAGCGGATGAGAGAGAGGCTGAAAGATGTTTTTGAATGA
- a CDS encoding hydroxyacid dehydrogenase: protein MKNIAFFETTRSEEQFLRKRIGKNISLQFFPDPVHEVPAGKFSKADVLSVFIYSLVKKDLMKSLKNLQLIATRSTGFNHIDIHAAKKQGITVCNVPYYGENTVAEHTFALILSLSRNIHKAYMRTLRNDFSLEGLRGFDLKGKTLGVIGAGSIGLHVIRMAKGFGLNVLAYDLKPNHFLAETLDFTYAPLEELLSRSDIVSLHVPSNSATHHLINMKNVRLIKKGALFINTARGDLIETQALHYALNSGIFAGAGLDVFEGEELVKDENQMLTKNVPVEKLQALLQKNILLKMENVILTPHMAFDSVEAVERILQTTVDNIAAFERKTPQFVVNPG from the coding sequence ATGAAGAACATCGCCTTTTTTGAGACGACGAGATCGGAAGAGCAATTCCTCCGGAAGAGGATCGGAAAAAATATTTCCCTGCAGTTTTTCCCCGACCCCGTTCACGAGGTCCCGGCGGGAAAATTCTCCAAGGCGGACGTCCTTTCGGTGTTCATCTATTCCCTCGTCAAAAAAGACCTGATGAAGAGTCTGAAAAATCTTCAGCTGATCGCCACACGGAGCACCGGCTTCAACCACATCGACATTCATGCGGCAAAGAAGCAGGGGATCACGGTCTGCAACGTTCCGTATTACGGCGAGAACACCGTCGCCGAACACACCTTCGCGCTCATCCTGTCGCTTTCCCGCAATATCCACAAAGCATACATGCGGACCTTGCGGAATGATTTTTCGCTGGAAGGATTGCGCGGGTTCGATTTGAAGGGGAAAACGCTCGGCGTGATCGGCGCGGGGAGCATCGGTCTGCACGTCATCAGGATGGCGAAAGGATTCGGCCTGAACGTCCTCGCGTACGACCTGAAGCCGAATCACTTCCTCGCGGAGACGCTCGACTTTACGTATGCCCCGCTGGAGGAGCTTCTTTCGCGGTCGGACATCGTTTCGCTCCACGTTCCGTCGAACTCGGCGACGCATCACCTCATCAACATGAAGAACGTTCGCCTCATCAAGAAAGGGGCGTTGTTCATCAACACCGCACGCGGAGACCTGATCGAAACGCAGGCGCTCCACTACGCGCTCAATTCGGGGATCTTCGCCGGCGCCGGGCTCGACGTGTTCGAAGGAGAAGAGCTGGTGAAGGACGAAAACCAGATGCTGACAAAGAACGTCCCGGTCGAGAAACTGCAGGCGCTCCTCCAAAAGAACATTTTGCTCAAAATGGAAAATGTCATTCTCACTCCCCACATGGCGTTCGACAGCGTCGAAGCGGTCGAGCGCATTTTGCAGACAACGGTCGATAACATCGCGGCCTTTGAGCGCAAGACGCCGCAGTTCGTGGTCAACCCGGGATAA
- a CDS encoding sigma-54 dependent transcriptional regulator: MSERLLVVDDEEIIRDSLTFILRKEGYEVDEARNGVQALEKIMSASYDIVITDIEMPEMRGTELLEKISLRSPQTFVIIITAYGSIETAIEALRKGAYDYVLKPIEFDDLIFRVRKLLQHRSLSLENTLLRKELNRQYDFHNIIGQSPAMKKVFQTIEKVAASEGTVLITGKSGTGKELVARAIHFNSKRAAKRFAAINCGAIVETLVESELFGHKKGSFTGAVADKDGVFKVADGGTLLLDEISEMPLHLQVKLLRAIEQREIFPVGSNDAFKFNVRIIASTNRNLREEVANNKFREDLFYRLNVVEIHLPSLVERVDDIPLLVGHFVNTYRGQMGKNIKGVTNQAMNVLMHYQWKGEVRELQNVIERAMIFCENEYVDVVHLPDNMQKLSTAGDAGLSGESSTLKDATRGFERRFIEETLQHHDFNKELAARELGISLSSLYRKMEELKLPVKHSSSSKDE, from the coding sequence ATGTCTGAACGATTACTCGTGGTCGACGATGAAGAAATTATCCGCGACTCGCTGACGTTCATCCTCCGCAAGGAGGGGTACGAAGTCGACGAAGCACGTAACGGCGTTCAGGCGCTCGAAAAGATCATGAGCGCGTCCTACGACATTGTCATCACCGACATCGAGATGCCGGAGATGCGGGGGACCGAATTGCTGGAGAAAATCTCACTCCGGTCGCCCCAGACCTTCGTCATCATCATCACTGCCTACGGCTCTATCGAGACGGCGATCGAGGCCCTCCGCAAGGGAGCCTACGACTACGTCCTGAAGCCGATCGAATTCGACGACCTGATCTTCCGCGTACGGAAGCTTCTCCAGCACCGGAGCCTGTCCCTCGAGAACACGCTGCTGCGAAAGGAATTGAACCGTCAGTACGATTTCCACAATATCATCGGCCAGAGTCCGGCGATGAAGAAGGTGTTCCAGACGATCGAGAAGGTCGCCGCGAGCGAGGGGACCGTGCTCATCACGGGGAAAAGCGGAACGGGGAAGGAACTCGTCGCGCGGGCAATCCATTTCAACAGCAAGCGGGCGGCGAAGCGCTTTGCGGCGATCAACTGCGGCGCGATCGTCGAAACCCTCGTCGAAAGCGAGCTCTTCGGGCATAAAAAAGGCTCGTTCACCGGGGCCGTGGCGGATAAGGACGGTGTGTTCAAGGTCGCGGACGGAGGGACGCTGCTGCTCGACGAGATCAGCGAGATGCCCCTCCATCTGCAGGTGAAGCTTCTCCGCGCAATCGAGCAGAGGGAGATCTTCCCCGTCGGTTCCAACGACGCGTTCAAGTTCAATGTCAGGATCATCGCTTCGACGAACAGGAATCTCCGCGAAGAAGTGGCGAACAACAAGTTCCGCGAGGACCTTTTCTACCGGTTGAACGTCGTCGAGATCCACCTCCCCTCGCTGGTCGAGCGCGTGGACGACATCCCTCTCCTCGTCGGACATTTCGTCAACACGTACCGGGGACAGATGGGAAAGAACATCAAGGGAGTCACGAACCAGGCGATGAACGTCCTGATGCACTATCAGTGGAAGGGGGAGGTTCGGGAACTGCAGAATGTCATCGAGCGCGCTATGATCTTTTGCGAGAACGAGTACGTGGACGTTGTCCATCTTCCCGACAACATGCAGAAGCTTTCGACCGCCGGCGACGCCGGACTTTCCGGCGAAAGTTCGACCCTCAAGGACGCGACGCGCGGCTTCGAGCGGCGCTTCATCGAGGAAACGCTGCAGCATCATGACTTCAACAAGGAACTGGCAGCGCGCGAGCTCGGCATCAGCCTCTCGTCCCTTTACCGGAAGATGGAGGAACTGAAACTGCCCGTCAAGCATTCATCATCGTCGAAGGACGAGTAG
- a CDS encoding ATP-binding protein, whose product MNSFSSLKKVSLILLVIVLLPALFYSGYEISSLSSSEEMFGAMYRQQLDVILFSVNQYAWDAVSSWAGTLQNIVSDRRSRSAVEFVQSLHDFIRQHGTVQAVFNCDTSFAGIILVESGEARTRLPRFNETTLRAQLRKNRDKIGRLIDFQRVEYRKIEPLAFNDSLEKEVPVVLAFITKDYAAVPRIVGIVLDERSFIHDILLRKLGEAAGDEFVLAAINRKTGKVADATSPVLRDEIKQEKPLWLFPDYTLGIRLKGRTIDELVESRFYRNMTIIIILDIVLLAGVFLIYRTLRREMQLIQLKSDFVSNVSHELRTPLSLIRMFAETLELKRIKTEKKKHEYYRTIIQESERLTHLVNNLLNFSRMEAGKRNYQLRELDLNGLTSKVIGFYAPQLRKQRFKVVLELAEHVPAVLGDEEAIEEALHNIVDNAMKYSGDRRYIRIATGTSESSAFVEVQDHGIGIAPEHHAKIFEKFYRVSTGLVHTTKGSGLGLALVDHIMRAHSGSVELSSAPGEGSVFRLLLPIRKVIDEGNSSAIQRERKQARRS is encoded by the coding sequence GTGAACTCGTTCTCTTCGCTAAAAAAAGTCTCGCTGATCCTTCTGGTCATCGTTCTTCTTCCGGCCCTGTTCTATTCCGGCTACGAGATCAGCTCGCTCAGCAGCAGCGAGGAGATGTTCGGGGCAATGTACCGCCAGCAGCTCGACGTCATCCTCTTTTCCGTCAATCAATATGCGTGGGACGCCGTCTCGTCGTGGGCCGGAACGCTGCAGAACATCGTCTCGGACCGGAGATCGCGCTCCGCCGTCGAGTTCGTCCAATCGCTGCACGATTTTATCAGGCAGCACGGGACCGTTCAGGCGGTCTTCAATTGCGACACCTCGTTCGCCGGCATCATCCTCGTCGAATCGGGCGAAGCGCGCACCCGCCTTCCCCGGTTTAACGAGACCACGCTTCGCGCGCAGCTCCGGAAGAACAGGGATAAGATCGGTCGGTTGATCGATTTTCAGCGCGTCGAGTACAGGAAGATCGAACCCCTTGCGTTCAACGATTCGCTTGAAAAAGAGGTCCCCGTCGTTCTGGCGTTCATCACGAAGGATTACGCCGCCGTGCCGCGTATCGTCGGGATCGTCCTCGATGAACGAAGCTTCATCCACGACATTCTCCTGAGAAAACTCGGCGAAGCGGCGGGGGACGAATTTGTCCTTGCGGCGATCAACCGGAAGACGGGAAAAGTCGCGGACGCAACCTCGCCGGTGCTGCGGGACGAGATCAAGCAGGAGAAACCTCTCTGGCTGTTTCCTGATTACACGCTCGGTATCCGGCTGAAGGGGAGAACGATCGACGAGCTCGTCGAATCCCGGTTCTACCGGAATATGACGATCATTATCATACTGGATATTGTCCTCCTCGCCGGGGTTTTCCTGATCTACCGGACCCTTCGCCGTGAAATGCAGCTCATCCAGTTGAAATCCGATTTTGTGTCGAACGTCTCGCACGAGCTGCGGACGCCCTTGTCGCTCATCCGGATGTTCGCCGAAACGCTCGAACTGAAGCGGATCAAGACCGAAAAGAAGAAGCACGAGTACTATCGCACGATCATCCAGGAGTCCGAGCGTCTGACGCATCTCGTGAACAACCTCCTGAATTTTTCCCGGATGGAGGCGGGCAAGAGAAATTATCAGCTCCGCGAACTCGACCTGAACGGGCTGACGTCGAAGGTCATCGGGTTCTATGCGCCGCAGCTCAGAAAGCAGCGGTTCAAGGTCGTCCTTGAACTTGCAGAGCACGTGCCGGCGGTCCTCGGCGACGAAGAGGCGATCGAAGAAGCCCTTCACAACATTGTCGATAACGCGATGAAGTACAGCGGCGATCGGCGGTACATCCGGATCGCGACCGGCACCTCCGAATCGTCCGCGTTCGTCGAAGTGCAGGACCACGGGATCGGCATCGCCCCTGAACATCACGCGAAGATTTTCGAGAAATTTTACCGCGTGTCGACAGGGTTGGTCCATACGACCAAAGGGAGCGGCCTCGGCCTGGCGCTGGTGGACCATATCATGAGAGCCCATAGCGGTTCCGTCGAACTGAGCAGCGCTCCGGGAGAAGGGAGCGTTTTTCGCCTTCTGCTCCCGATCAGAAAAGTTATAGACGAAGGAAATTCATCGGCCATCCAACGTGAACGAAAGCAGGCGCGAAGATCATGA
- a CDS encoding DUF4097 family beta strand repeat-containing protein: MKTLFTIALSALILASANSYAAVRGGEESKEAKTFTVTKGGQLEVNISGGDIQLNTWDKDEVNVVVDGIDEEDMDYVKMTQSGNTVRIDYRPRWNWSGDVLFKISLPAQFDADVRTSGGNIDVRGSMKGKLTGSTSGGDIRTADIEGTTDLKTSGGDIWLGTVSGEADVKTSGGEIRVEKVGKSLKASTAGGDVEVGDVGGDAILSTSGGEVKVGKVSGNASLRTAGGDIDLSSASGTVEAKTAGGNVRLQNITGSIDAKTAGGDVEAELIPSGKGPSELRSSGGNVVLSVPSTAKATIDATIRLRGGWMRHEDEYDIHSDFKEELKTTDKHEQEIHAVYQLNGGGDRITLETTNGNIEIRRLGK; this comes from the coding sequence ATGAAAACACTATTCACCATAGCGCTGAGCGCGCTCATTCTCGCCTCGGCGAATTCATACGCCGCGGTCCGCGGCGGCGAAGAAAGTAAGGAAGCAAAGACGTTCACCGTCACAAAAGGGGGGCAGCTCGAGGTCAACATCAGCGGCGGCGACATCCAGCTGAACACCTGGGACAAGGATGAGGTCAACGTTGTCGTCGACGGCATCGACGAAGAGGACATGGATTATGTGAAGATGACGCAGTCCGGGAACACCGTGCGCATTGATTACCGCCCGCGGTGGAATTGGTCCGGCGACGTGCTGTTCAAGATCAGCCTCCCCGCCCAGTTCGACGCCGACGTCCGCACGTCGGGAGGGAATATCGATGTCCGCGGATCGATGAAGGGAAAGTTGACCGGCTCGACGTCCGGCGGGGACATCCGGACGGCCGATATTGAGGGAACGACGGACCTGAAAACCTCCGGCGGCGATATCTGGCTCGGCACCGTCAGCGGCGAGGCCGATGTCAAAACGTCCGGCGGAGAGATCAGGGTCGAGAAAGTGGGAAAATCGCTGAAGGCTTCGACGGCCGGAGGAGATGTTGAAGTAGGCGATGTCGGCGGCGACGCCATTCTCTCTACGTCGGGGGGAGAAGTGAAGGTAGGGAAAGTTTCCGGAAACGCTTCGCTCCGGACGGCCGGCGGCGATATCGACCTGAGCAGCGCCAGCGGCACGGTCGAAGCGAAAACAGCCGGCGGCAATGTCCGGCTCCAGAATATCACCGGTTCGATCGACGCGAAGACCGCCGGCGGCGACGTCGAGGCAGAATTGATTCCAAGCGGAAAAGGTCCAAGCGAACTCCGCTCATCCGGCGGGAACGTGGTCCTCTCGGTTCCTTCGACGGCGAAAGCGACGATCGATGCAACGATCAGGCTTCGCGGCGGATGGATGCGCCATGAAGATGAATACGACATCCATTCCGATTTCAAGGAGGAGTTGAAGACCACCGATAAACATGAACAGGAGATTCATGCCGTCTATCAGTTGAACGGCGGCGGCGATCGGATCACGCTCGAAACAACCAACGGGAATATCGAGATCAGAAGGCTCGGGAAATAA
- a CDS encoding HEAT repeat domain-containing protein — MRHAQFKEWLHLSVIDELDGDAKELLQEHLSGCAECRAELKELGKFRSVIAGNPPVEVSGRLLQEARRQLHSSLLEYRLKRSVWDGIVEAVRDLLVREYKTAFGGITMAALGILIGYAVFSRPQMEMKAIPLETPAVEQAVLSGNAAESFTQGNTRTSDLHLIDAGGKDGSVEFTFDAVTPVHVRGNINDEKVQKVLARALVNEENPGVRLQTVNAISSQSSGQKNLDPEVKAALLSALKGDANPGVRQEALRVLLRQPLDDDIKQALVYTLTHDKNSGMRIAAINGLAAASVDGHRFDPDILGIIKKKMASDNNNYVRRQARTVMEEVEHR, encoded by the coding sequence ATGCGACATGCACAGTTTAAGGAATGGCTTCACCTGTCGGTGATCGATGAGCTGGACGGCGACGCGAAGGAGCTGCTCCAGGAACACCTGAGCGGATGCGCGGAGTGCAGGGCTGAATTGAAAGAGCTCGGGAAATTTCGATCGGTCATTGCCGGAAATCCGCCGGTGGAAGTGTCGGGCCGGCTCCTCCAGGAAGCGCGCCGGCAATTACACTCGTCCCTGCTCGAATACCGGCTGAAGAGATCTGTGTGGGATGGGATCGTCGAGGCGGTCAGGGATCTTTTAGTTCGGGAATATAAAACTGCCTTTGGGGGAATCACCATGGCTGCGCTCGGCATTCTCATCGGCTATGCGGTCTTTTCCCGGCCGCAAATGGAAATGAAGGCGATTCCCCTCGAAACGCCGGCCGTCGAACAGGCGGTGCTGTCCGGCAATGCCGCGGAGTCATTCACCCAGGGAAATACCAGAACGTCCGACCTTCACCTGATCGACGCCGGAGGAAAAGACGGCTCTGTCGAATTCACCTTCGATGCCGTGACGCCGGTGCACGTCCGCGGAAACATCAATGACGAAAAGGTGCAGAAAGTCCTCGCCCGCGCGCTCGTGAACGAAGAAAATCCGGGTGTGCGGCTTCAGACGGTCAATGCAATTTCATCGCAAAGCTCCGGGCAAAAGAACCTTGACCCGGAGGTGAAAGCCGCGCTTCTCTCGGCGCTCAAAGGGGATGCGAACCCCGGAGTCCGGCAAGAGGCGCTGCGCGTGCTGCTAAGGCAACCGCTCGACGACGACATCAAACAGGCATTGGTCTATACTCTAACGCACGACAAGAACTCCGGGATGCGCATCGCGGCGATCAACGGCCTCGCGGCGGCAAGCGTGGACGGGCATCGCTTTGATCCGGACATTCTCGGCATCATCAAGAAGAAAATGGCATCAGACAACAATAACTACGTTCGCCGTCAAGCGCGAACCGTCATGGAGGAGGTTGAACACCGATGA
- a CDS encoding response regulator transcription factor yields MTAILLVEDEPEMQKGLRDNLEFEGYKVDIAGGGKEGLKRILNHTYDLVLLDVMLPEMSGFDVCKRAREKGVRVPIVMLTAKGEEVDKVLGLELGADDYITKPFSLRELLARIKAVLRRKEGGSELPGKTKIGNLELDFSTYEATKRGKAVEMTSKEFEILRFLWQHQNQAVTRDALLTNVWGYDESISSRTVDNFIAKLRQKIEPSSSKPRHIITIHGTGYKLLP; encoded by the coding sequence ATGACGGCAATTTTGCTTGTTGAAGACGAACCCGAGATGCAGAAAGGGTTGAGAGACAATCTGGAATTCGAGGGGTATAAGGTGGACATTGCCGGCGGGGGCAAAGAGGGATTAAAAAGAATTCTGAATCATACGTATGACCTGGTTCTTCTTGATGTCATGCTCCCCGAAATGTCCGGCTTCGATGTCTGCAAGCGGGCGCGGGAAAAGGGGGTGCGCGTGCCGATCGTGATGCTGACGGCGAAAGGGGAAGAGGTCGACAAGGTGCTCGGTTTGGAGCTAGGGGCCGACGATTATATCACCAAGCCGTTCAGCCTTCGCGAATTGCTTGCGCGCATTAAGGCGGTGCTCAGGAGAAAAGAGGGGGGATCGGAACTGCCGGGGAAAACAAAGATCGGAAACCTTGAGCTCGACTTCTCGACGTACGAAGCAACAAAAAGAGGGAAAGCCGTCGAGATGACATCGAAGGAATTTGAAATTCTCCGGTTTCTCTGGCAGCACCAGAACCAGGCGGTCACACGCGACGCCCTGCTCACGAACGTTTGGGGATATGACGAATCGATCAGCTCCCGCACCGTCGACAATTTTATCGCAAAATTACGGCAGAAAATCGAGCCATCCTCATCCAAACCCCGCCATATCATCACCATCCACGGCACCGGCTATAAATTGCTTCCGTAG
- a CDS encoding beta galactosidase jelly roll domain-containing protein, which translates to MRYWTFIVFALLMIDRSDAQDWKMLVDFRGQWKFKLGDNQKWAKPEYDDSKWDEIFVPANWEDEGYPGYDGYAWYRRRFRISPDERDKPVYIHLGCIDDVSEVYLNGRFVSFTGSFPPHYITAYNVDQKFIVPKGYLNFSGENVIAVRVYDDQLNGGMNQGKPGVFEMKDYLYPDIPIEGTWRLEKGDDDDWAKPSYDDSDWPEVIVPAYWDTQGLKDYDGYGWYRVRFTMPERFKDQDLVLLVGKVDDVDETYLNGERVGRTGTRHVQGWEYKKFRAYTVPSDLIKFGGENVLAVRVFDHFLHGGIYDGPVGFTTREHYRRWERKHTDNENNNNDWNDNWHWNIFDIFR; encoded by the coding sequence ATGCGATACTGGACCTTCATAGTATTTGCGCTTCTGATGATCGACCGCAGCGATGCGCAGGACTGGAAGATGCTTGTCGATTTTCGCGGGCAATGGAAGTTCAAACTGGGGGACAATCAGAAATGGGCGAAGCCGGAGTACGACGACAGCAAATGGGATGAGATCTTCGTTCCGGCAAATTGGGAGGATGAAGGCTATCCCGGATACGACGGCTACGCCTGGTACAGGAGACGCTTCCGCATTTCTCCCGACGAGCGCGACAAACCGGTCTATATCCATCTCGGCTGCATCGACGACGTCAGCGAAGTGTACCTGAACGGACGTTTTGTGAGTTTCACCGGCTCGTTTCCCCCGCATTATATCACGGCCTACAACGTCGATCAGAAATTCATCGTCCCGAAAGGATATTTGAATTTTTCGGGGGAAAACGTCATTGCTGTGCGCGTCTACGACGACCAGCTGAACGGCGGCATGAATCAGGGGAAGCCCGGCGTGTTCGAGATGAAGGATTATCTTTATCCCGATATCCCGATCGAGGGAACCTGGAGGCTCGAAAAAGGGGATGACGACGACTGGGCAAAGCCGTCGTACGACGATTCAGATTGGCCCGAAGTGATCGTGCCCGCGTACTGGGACACGCAAGGGCTGAAAGATTACGACGGATACGGCTGGTACCGCGTCCGCTTTACGATGCCGGAGAGATTCAAAGATCAGGATCTTGTGCTGCTGGTCGGAAAGGTCGACGATGTCGATGAAACGTATTTGAACGGCGAGCGGGTTGGCCGCACGGGGACCAGACATGTTCAAGGATGGGAGTACAAAAAATTCCGCGCCTATACCGTGCCGTCGGACCTCATCAAATTCGGCGGCGAAAATGTTCTGGCGGTCCGGGTGTTCGACCATTTCCTCCACGGCGGAATTTACGATGGGCCGGTCGGCTTTACGACGCGAGAGCATTACCGCCGGTGGGAGCGGAAACACACCGATAACGAGAACAACAATAATGATTGGAACGACAACTGGCATTGGAATATCTTCGACATCTTTCGATAA
- a CDS encoding PAS domain S-box protein: MHSEYGRVFDLLPELIFILDKKGTILDFNLSAANQFFKGKGAQPAESIFDLLKGPQKEELGTALKKIRTDLYLRSQFSYDGKRPMDVELTIKRLNSDSADVLVLIAKDITEQEKKELDLLRFSEVMQHTMSPIQITDAQGKIIFVNPAFERVSGYSKEELLGKNPNILNSGKLDPKYWQEMWNNILKGKEWVGQIQNRRKDGELFHTELVISPIIDQRGTVVGFLGAHRDITEQKLLEQQLVRSQKMETFGTLAAGIAHEVGNPLTSISSIVQVIQRTTKDHFAQEKLELVKNQVNRIAKIIRELVDFSRPSAYEVKQADVNTIIRDAVNIVQYGKKVHDITFVIELDENLPQVSVVHDQLVQVFLNIAMNAVDACEGNPGTIRISSRVAPENIEVVIEDTGKGIPEGDFAKIFDPFYTTKEVGKGTGLGLWVSYGIVKNFGGDIRVESKEGRGSTFTVILPLKGTPNV; the protein is encoded by the coding sequence ATGCACTCAGAATACGGCCGTGTCTTTGACCTTCTGCCGGAACTCATTTTTATTCTCGATAAAAAGGGGACCATTCTCGATTTCAACCTGAGCGCCGCCAACCAGTTCTTTAAGGGGAAAGGCGCTCAGCCTGCGGAGTCCATTTTTGATCTGTTGAAGGGACCCCAAAAAGAGGAACTGGGGACCGCGCTGAAAAAGATCCGTACCGACCTCTACCTCCGCTCTCAATTCAGTTACGACGGCAAACGTCCGATGGATGTGGAGTTGACGATCAAAAGGCTCAATTCCGATTCCGCCGACGTTCTTGTGCTCATCGCAAAAGACATCACGGAACAGGAAAAGAAGGAGCTCGATCTTCTGAGGTTCTCGGAGGTCATGCAGCATACGATGAGCCCGATCCAGATCACCGATGCGCAGGGGAAGATCATTTTCGTGAACCCGGCTTTTGAACGGGTCAGCGGGTATTCAAAAGAGGAGCTGCTGGGGAAAAATCCGAACATCCTCAACAGCGGCAAGCTGGACCCGAAATATTGGCAGGAGATGTGGAATAATATTCTGAAGGGGAAGGAGTGGGTGGGCCAGATCCAGAACCGGCGAAAGGACGGCGAGCTGTTCCATACGGAGCTTGTCATTTCCCCGATCATCGACCAGCGGGGAACGGTCGTCGGTTTTTTGGGAGCCCATCGCGACATCACGGAACAGAAATTACTCGAGCAGCAGCTCGTCCGCTCGCAGAAAATGGAAACATTCGGAACGCTTGCCGCCGGCATCGCCCACGAAGTGGGAAACCCGCTCACCTCCATCTCCTCGATCGTGCAGGTGATCCAACGAACGACGAAGGACCACTTTGCCCAGGAGAAGCTCGAGTTGGTGAAGAACCAGGTGAACCGCATTGCGAAGATCATCAGGGAGCTTGTCGATTTCTCCCGGCCGTCGGCGTACGAGGTCAAGCAGGCGGACGTCAATACGATCATCCGCGACGCGGTCAACATCGTGCAGTACGGCAAGAAGGTCCACGACATCACCTTCGTGATCGAGCTCGATGAGAATCTCCCCCAGGTCTCCGTCGTTCACGACCAGCTTGTGCAGGTCTTTCTCAACATCGCGATGAACGCCGTCGATGCGTGCGAAGGGAATCCCGGAACGATCCGCATCTCGAGCCGCGTCGCCCCCGAGAACATCGAAGTCGTGATCGAGGATACGGGGAAGGGGATCCCCGAAGGAGATTTTGCAAAGATCTTCGACCCGTTCTATACGACCAAAGAGGTGGGGAAGGGAACCGGACTTGGATTGTGGGTGAGTTACGGGATCGTGAAAAATTTCGGAGGGGATATCCGCGTCGAAAGCAAAGAAGGAAGAGGGAGCACATTTACGGTTATCTTGCCATTGAAAGGAACGCCAAATGTCTGA